In the Pseudoliparis swirei isolate HS2019 ecotype Mariana Trench chromosome 19, NWPU_hadal_v1, whole genome shotgun sequence genome, one interval contains:
- the LOC130209913 gene encoding methyltransferase-like protein 27, with amino-acid sequence MSADGRTVNDVISFLKTCQGAESQQWMKFYDGWAETYEQDISILNYRAPNQAVDFLMENFSGRPEEVQVLDVACGSGLVAKLMIELGFKHFVGVDGSQGMLDQAAKTGFYKELRLALLGTDPLPAQTGVFDLVMIVGALRQGFVPVSVIRELCLAAKPGGYICMSRICLESEAANEYKVSLEAELQLMEEEGLWSHVNTKVTEKYMIDVYNNCDDVQNDKYTNGAKYLYRKSLQ; translated from the exons ATGTCCGCCGACGGCAGAACTGTGAACGATGTGATAAGCTTCCTTAAGACCTGCCAAGGAGCCGAATCACAGCAATGGATGAAGTTCTACGACGGCTGGGCAGAGACCTACGAACAA GACATCAGCATCCTGAACTACAGGGCACCAAACCAGGCAGTAGACTTCCTGATGGAGAACTTCTCTGGGCGTCCTGAGGAAGTCCAGGTTCTTGACGTGGCCTGTGGATCTGGATTGGTCGCTAAGCTG ATGATTGAACTGGGCTTCAAGCACTTTGTGGGCGTGGACGGCAGTCAAGGCATGCTGGACCAGGCCGCTAAGACCGGCTTCTATAAGGAGCTCAGACTGGCCTTACTGGGAACGGACCCGCTTCCTGCACAGACtg GTGTGTTCGACTTGGTGATGATCGTCGGCGCTTTACGACAGGGTTTCGTGCCGGTCTCTGTCATCAGGGAGCTGTGCCTCGCCGCCAAGCCAG GCGGATACATTTGCATGTCGAGAATCTGCCTGGAGTCGGAGGCTGCAAACGAGTACAAGGTTtctctggaggcggagctgcagctgatggaggaggagggactctGGAGTCACGTGAATACCAAAGTGACGGAGAAATACATGATCGACGTGTACAATAACTGTGACGATGTGCAGAATGACAAGTACACTAATGGGGCCAAGTACCTCTACAGGAAGTCCCTTCAGTAG